CCCTTTCTGGGGTTGCGGGGAATCAGGCTGTGCCTGGAACGGGAGGAGGTATTCCTGACCCAGCTGAGGGCGTTGTTGCGTGCTCGGGTGTACGGCGACGTGTGGGTGATGTTTCCCATGGTGGCTGACGTAGGGGAGGTTCACGCTGCCAGGCGGCTCCTCGAGAAGGCGAGAGAGGAACTCGCGGCGGCGGGGGTACCGCACGGGGAGCTGCCGGTGGGGATTATGGTGGAGGTGCCTTCTGCTGCGCTGCTAGCCCGTCACCTGCTGCAAGAGGTGGACTTCGTGAGCGTGGGGACGAATGACCTCACCCAGTATACTCTGGCTGCGGACCGCAGCAATGCCCGGGTTGCGAGGTTGGCCGATGCGCTTCATCCTGCTGTGCTGCGCCTCATTGCTGAGGTTGCGGAGGCAGGGTGGCGTGCTGGAAAGTGGGTGGGTGTATGCGGTGATCTGGCTGGCGATCCTTTGGCAGCGCCCCTGCTGGTAGGGCTCGGTGTGAACGAGCTCAGCATGGCTCCGTCGCTCCTTTCTGAAGTCAAGGAAGCGGTGAGATCGGTATCGGTGACCGAGGCGCAGGAGTTGGCCCGCCGGGCGCTGGCCTGCCGGAGTGCCGGGGAGGTACGCGAGTTGCTCACCCACAACCGCCAACTGAAGTGAAATGGTCGCAGTCGGGAGGATGGCATAGATGGTTGAAGCGCGTGTCGTTGTGCGTACTGGTGTCGGGCTTCACGCGCGGCCCGCGGCGCTGCTGGTGCAGGAAGCTGTCAAGCATCCGTGCAGGGTGACCATTGAGTATGGAGGTAAGAAGGCGGATGCCAAGAGCATTCTGCAGGTGCTGGCTATGGGGGTCAGGGATAGCGAGGAACTCGTAATCCGCGCCGAAGGGGAAGGAGAGTCGGAGGCGCTGGCGTCGCTGGTGAGCTTGTTTGTCGAGGGGTTGAAGGGACCGTAAAGGGCGGTTTTTGCGGGTTACGCCGGCCGAACTTCGGGGCTGGTAAGGTACCTCCGACGTAAGGCTGCCTTTCCCTCCGCTCACAGGATTCTGCGGCGGCCCACTAGGACCGCCCCTGAGGGTCGGATAATATGGGCTCCATGTGGGCCCGACCAATCGGGGCAGGTCGCTTTGCGGGTGGTGGGGTTTCGCCTTCTCCTGGTAGCCGCAGGCC
This region of Bacillota bacterium genomic DNA includes:
- a CDS encoding HPr family phosphocarrier protein, whose translation is MVEARVVVRTGVGLHARPAALLVQEAVKHPCRVTIEYGGKKADAKSILQVLAMGVRDSEELVIRAEGEGESEALASLVSLFVEGLKGP